Below is a window of Nicotiana tabacum cultivar K326 chromosome 19, ASM71507v2, whole genome shotgun sequence DNA.
TAATGATGTTCTTTTATCTAATCGCACGTTCAACATTGCAAGATGTAAAGAGGTTGCCTTAGGTGTACATGTGGACTGGTGGAGTGTTTTTTAACCCAAGTAAATCAAGTGACAGATGTGACTTCTTAAATTTTGTAAACTAGCAGGAAATAAGGACCCTTGCTTTAAAGTCTTTCGTGCAAGGAATAATGATTGGGTCTCAGACTGCCAAACGAACTGTTGACAAATAGACACCACCTCCAGAAACATTCCATCAGTACTATTCAGTGCACTACTTGATACTAGCCATACATGCAATGATAATTTACATGTCTCTTATCATTTTTTATCAGCTGTGTTTTAATTAagttttgtatttaattttaaaaagataAGAAGAGTAAGGAAACACAGAAGCATAACAAAGTGTTCCTGCAAACAGTTCCTGACCATTGGACACTAATCAATTTTTTGAGAATGAGATTTATGAAATTTGGATTGACCCAAATTCTTCAGACGCAGATACTGGCTTCTTTCAATCTATTTCCAATATGAGACAAAAACATTGATTCTTGGGGGCGAAGTTTCTTCCTAGATTGCAAGGCAATGAAAGTTTTTGGAATGGCTCTGAAGCAGGTCTAGAAAAATCATTTGGAGAATTCTTATAGATGGTGTGCGGAATTAGATACAACGCTTAAACTGTTGGGGGATTTTTTTGCCCTCTGGTCCATTTCTTTGTGAACATGGCTACATCATTTACTTCATTGAATAGGAAACGTAACTGGAGATGAGCCCCTCCAATGAATAGACCAGTCAGTGCCAAACAAACCCTTTGTCTATGACTGGGCGTTCGGGCAGTTCGgagtaaatataaaattttggtatgtatattcGGTTTTCGGATTAAATAAATGGCAAtccaaatccaatccaaataagCTCTGATTGGATCGGATTCTTTAAGTTCGATTTTGGATTAATCGGTTTGAATATTTTGAATATTCGGTTTTGACCCTATAAGTTTAAATGCTTCTTCTTCTTACAGAAATAAAcatccaaataaagtattcatGTTAAATTACCTAAAAAGTTTTTCATTCTCACTGCAGTCACccaaataaagtattcaagtaatgaaatcATTATCAAGAAAATACAACAAAGACATTAATAAGGCCGATAAGAAGTAGCAATAATAAGACGATGTCCAAATAAAAGTATTCTAACGGTAACTTAgtaattagtattgaatatatgaTATAAAGTCTAATGAGTAGAGTATTGAACTTATTACTATTGGCATATAGATAATGTAttaaatataaagtataaaaaattAATCCAATATACAATCCGAaactcaaaaaatttaaaaattaaatccgaAATCCAATCTGTAATCCAAAAATTCAATAAATTCGAATTTAGATTTGGATTTCGGGTTTGCCCAAACTATGCCCGCCCCTACTTTTGATAAATCGATGTAGCCGCAGACCATATAAGAGAATAAACAACAAATAACTTGAATATGCTTATCCTTAATGACAGTCTTCAAAGGAGGGATGCTGGGTTGAGGGGGCCCTAAAATTCATCAGCTACGTACAGGTGACCCTTTCGTACTTGCTCATTCTATACTAGAAGTAGAAATAGCAGCAGTAGAAAGAACTCCAGGTTATTCAGCTTATCAAGTTACAGGAGTTTCGCTCTCATGAAATACGATTAGGATCCTTTATTTAGTTGCAGCAGCCACTTAACCaccaataaaaaaaatttaaaaagaatggAGGTTGGGGGGGTTTAAGGTACCCcaataatcccatggtatggcgaGCTGTGCAGCAAATGGACTCCCTGCAGCTAAAGTATTTCTTATGTGTCTAAAAACAATGACATTAGTGAATTAGGAAATTGTCTGTGTAGAAATAGGGAGGTGAGAACATGGAAGGTACAGTTCCCTTTTGTATCTAGTTTCTATTCATCTGTCCACCTTCTTTTACCTTTCTTCGGTTCGAGGAGACTTATTATGAATACAAATAATACCACAAATGGAAGCACATTTACAAGGTCTAAACGGATGGCTCTTGTTCAAAAGCATAACTGCAGAAGCGCATAAGAGACTGAGAAATAGAGGTGACCACAAGAAAATTTGGCCCCTATATTTTCACATGAATGTTACCATGATACACAACACTGATTACTTCaaaaacatttgacctaatgtaaAGGCGGAGAAATTTTTTATACCATCCTCCCAATTAGTGGTTTAAGacatctttatttttttaaatgaccAGGAACTCCGTCTTGGGCTAACCCTTAGGACCAACAACAACCTTCAAAACTCGGGGATAATGCGCCCGCCTCTCTACCTTAAACCACTTCAATGCCAGGCTTAGTTCGCATGGCTCAGGACTTGGGACCGAAGTCACATGTCCCCCAACCTTTTCCACTTGAACTAAAGCCCTGAGGGCAGATGACATCTTATTCTTATGTTTCATAGAAATGGCTACCTGAAAGACACAGATAAGCTTTATCCAACTGAAGACTCTCTGCAGATTTGCCTTATTTTAATGTGCTCATGCTTATATAAGTGACTGAACTGGTTGACCAAAGATAATTAAAAGTGACGCGAGTATATGACCACCTGAGGAAGTGCTAACAAAACATTTGGTTTGAGCAAGGAAATTGTAGAATACAGAGAAGCTCAACTGACAGTTGACTCATGAAGAGGGAGGTGAGAACATGAAGGGGAGCAGTCAGCGTTTATCTAATGGCAATCTGCTTCCTTTCCCAAGACGTATATCTCATTGCAAGCATTTTCCTTATTTGATAAAGTAATAAATTTTACGGATTAATCTTTGGCAAAACCAACATCAGTACCGAAAAAAAGTACAAAACCAACAAAAAGAGATCATTTTCTGCGAAAGACATTCAATCTTCTATATATATCACATCGCAAGCATTCACTACATCATTCAAAAGAACTGAACACACTTCACCAGGGAGTTTATAAATGCATTAGAATAATAGGATAGCACTTTGTCTATGAACGTCATTGCTTTCATTCAAATTTCCCAAGTATACAAGGTGCAGAAAGACATGTTCACTTTTTATAAATGAACAGCTGGACATAACAAACTTGACTATTAAACTAAAACTTCAATATAaagaatgaaaatcatgaatcatgATTAAACAAACTGCATGATACGAAGAACATTATCTTACTTTTACTAGGTATCAAGCGTTAACGTTCAACTCTTGAGTTATGTTGCATACTGACAACTTTGGCATCCGGCTTCCTGCATATCTTAACTTTGTCTCAGAATCAAGCTTTCACAGGCTAATCATCATCTTCAATGTCCCaactcaaatcctcatcatccTCTTCAACACTAAGCCTCTTCCTCAGATCAGCTCTATTGGAACTTGCAGCATGAGAAGTTGCCTTTTTGTCGTCATTACCCTCAATGTCCTCAATCTCAGCCCAATCCAAGTCCTCCTCATCAGCCCCCGTCTTGTGACTTGACACTATAGAGACATCACCACCTTTACCAGATTCATCCTTATCACCTTTCCCCTCTGAACCTATTGCCGCCCTCTCCTCCTTTTTATCCAGAGAAGTAACTTCAGGGTCTTCTTTCTTACTATCTTCGCTATTCCCCTCCTTcttactcaaagaagtaacttcAGAGTCCTCTTTCTTACTATCTTCGCTATTCCCCTCCTCcttactcaaagaagtaacttcAGAGTCCTCTTTCTTACTATATTCGCTATTCCCCTCcttactcaaagaagtaacttcAGAGTCCTCTTTCTTACTATCTTCGCTATTCCCACTCGATTCTACGACATGGCTCTTGCCAGCACCATCTGCATTAGACTGATTCTCTTCTTTCCTACCAACAGTAGCTGAACTTAAAGTTTTTGATTCATCACTATGAGCGGCCTGTTTAACAACATTGGTTGAATCCTCTTTGCTTGGTTCACTTTTATCCGGAGACACTTCCTTTGCAACATTAGCCGAGTCCTTATTAGCAGATTCATTCTCAGCCGAAGCCAATTTCTTTACATCATCAACGGAGCTTTCAATAACAGATGAACCCTCTTTTCTCTGCTCATCAACTTTCGATTTGGCATTGCTCTCTTgttcattatcatcatcatcatcaacatcccaAGACaattcttcatcatcatcatctatagATATTGCTCTCTTCACAAGCTTAGCTCTAACACTCTCTTGCTGCTCAAGCTTGTACACTCTATAAAAATAACGATACCAAAACGTCTCATGATCAACTTCATTAGGCACAACCCTTTTGTAGATACCTTCTAAAGATCCAATTTTTCCAATCAAGTTCTCAACTTCCTCATTTTTCTCCTTCAAATCAAAACTTAATTTCCACTTCTTGTACTCCTCTAAATCCTCGGGCTCCAAACAGAATGTGTTTGGGTCATTTTGGATATTAATCAATTGAGATTCGAACCGACTGTACCGGGTCGAGTTCAAGACCCGATTTTGATCAGGGGTTTCGGGTTCAACATCATCAGAGGATGCTAAAAGGGAATCTTTACCTTGTGAAATAATCTCAGCCGTAGATTTGATGACGCCGTCAATAACCTCGATAGAATTAGGAAGATCCTTAACGGCCCGACTAGCTACTTCACGGAACAATTCGGTTTCTTTTTTCAACCCGGATCCGAATTCCTGTAGATCCTTGCGGTACGTCTCGAGCACTGATTCGGATCGAGTTGACAACGTCTTGAACAGACCTCCGAAGCTCCAAACACTGCCGTCACTACCGTCGGCAGCTGAATCGGGTGTGTGATCCGGGTCAACGTCGACGTCATTGTCAGGGGTTTTGTGTGATTGTTCAGGTGTAGATTCTTGGGGCTTTTTGGGTATTGGGGGGTCCGGATACGGATCGTCAGATAATATAGATTTGAAGAAATTCATAGCTCAGTGAATCAATTTGGAGGGAAGAGTTTCAGTGGTGGTGATATTCACTTtgctttttctttcctttcagtcGAAGTGTTAATTTTTTTAGATGATGTTTTCTCGCCAGTTGGCAGTTCCCAACTCTCTGACGAAACTTCATTGCCGGGCCTACTTTGCTTTGGACTTGCTCTTTGTGGTTTACTGGACTACTTCTTATATTATTGGGCCTGAATAACTTAAAGAAGAATgagatttttgaaagatttgCAGTCGTAACCTATATTTGTGCCACCTTTTAACTtgtaccctatttttaaaaattattgactTGATAGCCAGCTGACAAAAAATttgtaataatatgacaattacacctctgacaaaagatataaaatcTACATCACGCATTAATCGCGTGATCTGCAACCTCATTCTTGAAAAAATATCTCCTCCTCTCCTCTCAGCAGCTTTATCAAAAAATCAGAAACTTGTCCagattcatcttcagaatcacacttgcatgaaattgtttcaccttgaagctaaaacttccatactaatgtagcatgaagttgtttcatgttgaaactaaaacttcatgctaataatgcatgaagttgtttcacattgaagctaaaacttcatactaatgtatgctgaagttatttatcctgcagtcgacagttttgtcatgagttttatctgAAACTTCAGTCtgaacatgctgaagttatttagttcatttgttaaaacttcagactaaatatgcttaagttatttagttcatttgctaaaactttggactaaacatgcttaagtttttcagttcatttgctaaaacttcatactaaacatgcttaaatttttgtcttgcagtatgtaattttctaatgagtttttgctaatgcatattgaagttatttagttgagactaaacatgcttaagttttttagttcatttgctaaaaacagattaaacatgcttaagttttttagttcatttgctaaaacttcagactaaacatgcttaagttttttagttaattTGCTAAAATTTTcgactaaatatgcttaagttttttagttcatttactaaaatttcagactaaacatgcttaagtttttgtcttgcagtatgtaattttctaatgagtttatGCTAAttaatgctgaagttttgtcatgcagtctacagttttgtcatgagttttatccgaaacttcagtctaaacaagctgaagttttttagttcatttgctaaaatgtcagactaaacatgcttaagtttttgtcttgcaatatgtaattttctaattagttttttctaatgcatgctgaagttatttagttcatttgctaaaatttcataccaaaatatGATGAAGTTTTGCCCTGCAATCTACAGTTTTGTCAGTAGTCTTTtaataaagaagggcaaaatcatctttttaaaatacttttaacaaaaaaaatgggTACAGATACAAACGGAAAAACaaaacgggtataagttaaaaaggggcgaccaaatagggcgccccatgaAATTTTTACGGGTTGTTTTCATtcttatacaatatttgaaacttatttacaaaaattattctaattttgtatattaccctTCCTAAATAAgcattacttacaaattatatacattccaccttaaaagactcctaatccattattagtgccttcaatcaagggatttagttataccattttctttctttctctccaCTCTTCCCTCTTCTCTCCATATCGAACTTATATTTAGGGatttttatttgataattatttcaaaatacaTTCGTCAAATCAATGAGATACTGCTGAAGTTGTCATCTTTCTTTTTTGGggtcttttttttctctttattttgctGTGAATTTAATAATGGAATACGATTTTTGACGAGATTTATGCTGGCTACTTGCCATAAAACCTTTTGTTTATTTTGTGAAGGACTCGGTCAAGTGGTAGGGCATCAGATTAATatggttaaaaatgaaagaacaCATCTGAAGAAATGGCCAGCGACTAGCTAGAAAACTCGAAACTTGTGTTGAAGTTCTGTTCTTGAGCAAACATTTATGCTATAGCTAGTGTATTTTAAAGACTAAAATTTTTGGACAACCAGGAGAAGGTAATGTCTCCAAAAGCAGGCGATAAAAACCTACATCGAATGTTGTAGCTGGACAAAATTTAGTATCTACTCTGACTTCAGAGAAGATAAAATCAACTGAGAAAAGAACAATATATGGTAcatcaacataca
It encodes the following:
- the LOC107762842 gene encoding uncharacterized protein LOC107762842, which gives rise to MNFFKSILSDDPYPDPPIPKKPQESTPEQSHKTPDNDVDVDPDHTPDSAADGSDGSVWSFGGLFKTLSTRSESVLETYRKDLQEFGSGLKKETELFREVASRAVKDLPNSIEVIDGVIKSTAEIISQGKDSLLASSDDVEPETPDQNRVLNSTRYSRFESQLINIQNDPNTFCLEPEDLEEYKKWKLSFDLKEKNEEVENLIGKIGSLEGIYKRVVPNEVDHETFWYRYFYRVYKLEQQESVRAKLVKRAISIDDDDEELSWDVDDDDDNEQESNAKSKVDEQRKEGSSVIESSVDDVKKLASAENESANKDSANVAKEVSPDKSEPSKEDSTNVVKQAAHSDESKTLSSATVGRKEENQSNADGAGKSHVVESSGNSEDSKKEDSEVTSLSKEGNSEYSKKEDSEVTSLSKEEGNSEDSKKEDSEVTSLSKKEGNSEDSKKEDPEVTSLDKKEERAAIGSEGKGDKDESGKGGDVSIVSSHKTGADEEDLDWAEIEDIEGNDDKKATSHAASSNRADLRKRLSVEEDDEDLSWDIEDDD